The following nucleotide sequence is from Chelmon rostratus isolate fCheRos1 chromosome 11, fCheRos1.pri, whole genome shotgun sequence.
gctcgAGTCTGTTTATTTCCTATTGAAATATGTCAGTGGACTCTCTGTTTCTActtaatttattgttattttctattAGTCTCAGAATAAACTAAAATTAAAGCAGTCCAAACAGTTTTACTCATATTCCGTTCCCTCTTATTCCAGATAATCAGCACAGCAGTGGTGCTTGCAGTCAGCCTGGTGCTTGGTGCAATATCTCTGATGGGTCTCAGCCAGGGAgacagggagcagagaggctACCAGGCcctgagcagagctgctgtaacaggCATCAATGAAGAGCCGAGGGCCCCTGGTGGCCAGGAGgatccacagcaacaacaacaacaacagccacagatGGCAAATTCACCTGCCTGCAGCATCAATTCAGGTGCGAATACCTTTGATTTATTCTGAGCAATCAGAAGAGTAGTCCAGTCCTCTGACTGATAGTAATTTTGAGTTTCTAAAATCCCACTAACATTAATGCCTGAATAAAACCAAAATCTGCGCATTATCTGAATGTGTTGGCAGCTGAAATGGATTATCTGTAGCAAATGTTtgtactgtttctgtttccagacCTCCacagtttctctcctctccagacGTTACCTGACATGATAGCCAGCACACAGAGGgagcacacaaacagcacaggtAACAATCaccattttgatcatttttttatgtgttgaaTACAAATTGTTACAAAGTCTCACTCAAAAGATAAAAACAGTACATTTCTATGCTCTGTCTTATATTCGTACTTATATAtaggaaatgaaacagaaagagatttatatgttttgttccacaacataaaaatgtcaatttgtACTGCTGAATTAGGACCTGTTATGTGTCAATAATGTGTCTTATTCAAGCCAAGCCAACACAGAAACCAAAGCAACAGTGAATACTGGGATGTTAAGACAATTACTTctagtggggaaaaaaacaaaatcatgatGTGAAACTGCATGAAAATATCAGGACGTGAGGAATTTCTCCCACCAGCCTTGACGTTAacagttatttttcttttcctctccaggCCACATTGGGGCGCTGTTTGACGGGCAGCAGCAGggttcttcctcctctgagcagCCGCTGAATCTGCCACCACCTGGGCCTCAAACCACTGATGACAAGCAGACAGTCAGACACgttctgctctgtctgttgCTCTTTGTCAGTCTGCTAGCGGTGCGGATTAAAGTACtcttgaagtgtgtgtgaatgtgcgaGTGTAATTAGCGAATTAGcggaaagttaaaaaaaagaaatcacacatAGGCACTCTCCAGATACTAGGTGCATGGGAAGGCTGATGGAAGGACGGTGTTTTCCACAGTTTACTGAGGTGGTTGAGGGTTTCATGTCAGCTAATACACCCAAAATCCCTCCTTTTCTGCTGAGCTGAGATGTGATTTCTAAAGATAAATGTCCTCATGTCTTACTGGTGaatgtctctgtctgcagaACCTGTCCAGCTGCTTGTGGTGGTTGTTCAACAAAGATCCAGGAAGACTTTACCTTGAACTGCAGTTCTTCTGTGCGATAGCAAACTATGGCCAGGTACCAGTGTTTCCCGTCGGTGTTAAATGTGTAAACGTGTAAGCTGTAAATACAtaattctctgtctctctgtttcaggGGTTCCTCTCATTTGGGATCTTTGGTCTGGACAGACACCTCATCATCCTGCCTTTTAAAAAGAGGTGAGACTTCTGGATCATCGCGGTTTCCTTTgaaatcaaataatcaaatgagACACGCAGAAGTAgaataatgtttgtgtgtgtgtgtgtgtcaggctgctCGGGCTGTGGCAGGGCAGGGACAGCGAAGATCTGAGTCCCTCAGGTGTACCAGAGGAGGTCAGGCTCACCTGTACCCAGTTTGTCCGCTACCACAAAGACCAGTGTGTGCAAGACATAGTGCACACACGCAGgtgagagcagtgtgtgtgtgtttgtgcatttgcatgtgtcCTACAGTCCGTTCTGTCTTCTGTGCATGTATAAATCTGTGCTGAAAGATGAAAATCaaattgatttgatttcagatTCCTTGCATATTTTCTGCTTGTATTATTTTTTCTGCTAAAGTGGAAACACATTTGAGTTAAGCTTGTGGAAAGTCCATGACCATGGAGGTTTTGGGCTTTGATTTGGTTCAGTTTTGGTCTGAACTGCTTGGCTGTATCCCTGCAAGATGACTTCTGAGCCTGTTCATTTCCACATTATGACTGTTGggttattattgtgttttcctttgattttcagctgtttttctctgcatcctTTCTGCATGTTATCTGTTAATCTGTTTTGCTGCAGTTACTGAGGTTTTCTCTCCAccaagtatttatttttcttaaaacaaaTTCAAGTTGAAGATTACCACCTTTTTAAGTTTCACCATGGTTTGCAGTACAATTTTACAGATTTGAATAATTATATAGAATTAGCATTAGCTGTGGCTGATGCTACTAATTCACAAAGTTTCAACCCTTTCAGTATTATTCAGGCTGTAGCAATAGTTTGATATTTAAGgacaaaaaagagcaaaattcCCTTAACGATTTAGAATGTGTTTCTCTTGTTTACTTTTTAGCTGTGATTAATGTGAAATCTTACATTTTTACATGGTGAATATGAATTTTAGCTACTACAAAAACTCTACTTACTAAAACACTCTGTGGATGTTTATGAGTCTTGggtgcttttcttttcttttattctaaCACATACAATGCTTTCCACTATTCACTTCccctttctcctttttattaATGCttattctttccttttttcctctcatatTTGCTTTTACTCCTCCCTGCTTCCCTTTGCCTGCCCTTCTTCCCTTTCACTCCTCCTCTATCACCCCCTAGTGGCTCAGGGGAGAGTGTGAGCGCTTCGACAGGTGAATCCTTCCTCTGATAATGACAggtttggaggaggaggaggactagAGGAGGAGGCTTCGAGACATTCCccctcccatcagccccagcaCCTGCACCCACATCAGAATACTCAGATGCAACTTACACACGAGGAGCAGAATCTGCACCAGATTCACCGAAGTCACGATCCAGCTGAGTCCTGCGGCCAGTGTTCGCCTCCATCCCGACCCTGGCTTGAGCCTGAGAATGAACACCAATCACATGCATCCGACTCTGATATCCCAGAGGAGCAAAATTCCCAGATTCAATCTAACCAAGCTAATCCCCACCACCTACACCAGCATGATCTTCCTTCAAGCCCACCCCCTCCCCATCATCATCCCCAGCCCCATTTCGAAAGTGTGTTTCGGGGCAGTGACTTGGTGGACTGGCTGGTTGAGCGGGGCCTGTGCGCCGGGCGAGCCGAGGCCCAACTGTACGCCGTTCGACTTCAGCTGGGAGGAGTGCTAGACCACCTGACAGGTTGGCACAGCTTCAGGGATGAACCCACCCTGCTGTACCACTTCACataggggagagagagggagagatgggagggATGGTCCTGGAACATGTGAGGAGaaaggaggtggaggctgaAGTAGAAAGGCAGAGGGGAAGGGGAGTAAGATGAGACAACAGGAGGTACCGAGCGGCAACCACCAGGGCTGAGAGCCAAAGCAGAAGTGCCTTATGGTGCAGTTTTTTCCAACACACACTAGATGCTGGCTCTGGAAAGGCTCATCGTATTGAAGTCAATGAAACAGACCCACAACTTCTCTATAGAATTTAGCTCCTCCATTACTAGTTTCACCTCCTGCAACACGTGTGTCTGCGGCAGTTTTGACACATTTGTTCCAAGCTGATGTTAAGTGGTATATTTGAAGGAGTGTTTGCTTTGATTGACAGGCTTCTTAGGCTCTTCATGGTGGTTGCTGCTTGTTTGTCCACTCAGGACTCAGGAGAAGTTCCTTGAAATATTTCCAGAGCTATTatgaaaaaacagtgacacAAGAAAAGTAGTGGTTGGGATCGTGGAGTCCGTTAAGAAAGAAGAAGCAACGCTCCCTGCTGGTACTTCGTCTCTCCTGACTCTGGACCAAGTCTTCTTCACTTTTTATAAACATTTTGGTTCATATCTTTTCACCACTCTAAACTGAGCTGGCTTTGATCATAGCTTTTTGATTTTAGTCACATTCAGATGTGAACAAGATAGAATCGCTCtcctcagtgtgacagaaaagtgggttttcattttcttctggAGGTCTGTGAGCCAATGAATTCACATTTTCAATGTGTGAAAGACGAATAAGCTTTGATTTAAGGACATTCATCAGCCTGTCGTCcacaaatatatttatgtgACATTTGCGTGCAAGTGGTCAGAAGACAGAGCAGTAAACTGATAGTACTGTACGTTTGCTCTTTGCCAGTGAGCTGCAGGGCTGCTCGCTGAAAGCCAATGGCGTTCTTGCCTGCTCGTTTTATGTcgtcatgtttttttcagatgCAAGAATCTGCCTGTCACTTCAGTATCTGGTATTTTGCACGCTGTGTCTTTTAACCGCTCTGGTCTACGTTGACTACTTGCATGACTCGGAGCAGCACAGACTCCTGCTCAGCACTGAACCTTTTGCACTGACTGAATAATGACATTCTTCACGGTTTTAAATTATGCAACTCACTGGATACTTGTCTTGTGACGATGCTGCGGAGGATGTTTGTTATCTTTGCCTTGTGTAATTGTGTCGCCGCTGTCaatttgaaacatttgtttGGGACTGATTGTGGTCATGTCACTAAATGCAGTGTCAGAATTCAGCCCAGGCCAGACCTCAACTGAAATTACTCCTTAGTTAGTTTTTCTGGGTGACTGATCCCAAGTAAATGcctaaaaatattctttttgaAACCTCAAGAACTCAAAAATGTGTAGTTGAGTGAGAAATTTGTGGAATTCACCAGAACCCTTCATCTAAAACACCATTAGAGTTCTTCATCTGACAGATACAGTCACGACTACAGTCCTGAACTATCCTGCTGTATGTTGTAGACAAAACTGACATCAGGCTGTAAGTTATAACCACTACTGAACTGTTTACAGACTGTTTGGCTCCCAGTGAGCGACTGGCAGCACTAACTACACTACACATACTGTTTGCCTGCTAAGTGCTGCTGATTTGTAGATATTGTTACGATGAAGTTTACAGTGTGTAGGCAGGACTGCAGAAGATGGCTTGATGGTGATATATGCCCATGTGAGCGGAGATAAAGACCACACTAATGTCAAAAACTGCTAGTTGTGAGACCTGAGGATGGCGAGGTTGACCCAGAGTGACCCCTGACCTTTCACCTGCAGCGTTAATTACAAAGAAAGTATGCTCTTCTGGATCTTCTTCCCTTCTCTTCTTCACAGACCTCCCAGAAACTACCCATGTGCATatatgtctgtctgcatgtcttctGCTGTCTGACACAATCATTTAGAGGGAAACTTTTTTCAACCTGGACCCCTCTTCTcccatgtttttctgtctaaCTGACTAATTGGTAACCTGATGCACCAGATGGTTCGTGGacactgtttggaaaagggcaggcacttaaaaaaaaaaaaaaatacttggcaggtgattggatgagcCATCTGTCTATCATGGcctaacttcaaccaatcagatgacCCAATTATAAGACTTAGTAGGAGAGCGAAACTCTTTGCAAAAGCCAGtcaggagaagaaggaaaacatgtttCCATCGAGAAAAACCTTCAGTgccgttctttgctcttctgttAATGAAAATACTCTCCAGTTTTGATGTAACTGATGCTGTAGCAGCATCTACTACAACCTCTTTAGGAGCCGACATTGTTTTCAAACGAACAGTCGCTTCTCCCGCTGTCATCTCACCTAAACCACGGCCATAactgccagtagttcctcacaGGACGCTGACTCGAATGAACCACTTTGATTCAGCCACAAATGCATAACTTcaagcctggcaagatggattcttgGCCCACGTGATCTTTAGTGATCTCGCAAATCTAGCTGGCTCGCAAGGTGAACTAATGGGTCCgccattttttttaagtgggcCAGTATTTAGGGAGAACATTGCATCAAAGAGAAATCTCATTCCAAAGTCTCGCGAGAGTTGAGTTGTTGCTGGAAGACATCAATGGAGACTTAAGTGAGAGTTGCAGAGAGCCGGAAACCCTTAGTCCTTAATATTGAGCTCATTTCGACAAACAAGCAACAAGTCAACTGAAGCAAGACCTCAGAGGGAGACTGCTCCTTGAGCGAGACTTGGTTAGACAGCAGATCGGATCAAAATTGGGTCCAGATTGAAAAATACTGACATTTCCTTTTAAGTTCATGCAATTCACATCAGATCCTTGTGTTTACGGAGCTGTTTAATAAGTTGAGGGCCTGCCTTTGCtagtgtgtaggtgtgtgtgtgtatgtgtgtgtttgtgtgcatgaaaaaaacGTCTGAgtttctgtgtgatgtgtgtgtgtgtaagtgtaggAAAGCactgagagagaacaagagattTTAATGGAAAGTGTAACTGTGTGTTGTTGGTAGACGGGATCAGTGTAACTGTGGATGTTCTGTTTCAAGTGTGTTGCAGTAAATCAATCAGGGTCAACGACTGTGACCAACAGAAAGGCACAAATAAACTGTTTGCATCCAAAACCCCACCTGTTTCAGATTGTCACTACACAGATAATTATTGATTCTGTACAGTAAACAGACATAGATATTTATTACACTTTCACACATTCCACAATaaacctgcatttaaaaaaagatttgtgaAGATTTTGTCTCCCCTGAGCAGACGACTAGTTTTAttctttaccttttttttgGTCAAAGAAGAGCAGAACAAAAATCGGTCATCCTGAGACCTAAACAAAGCCCTTTAAAGCTGAAAGCAGCATtaacaacaagaaaacatttcatcttCGTCACCGTATTCATAAGACTGCCTCTGCGCTGCGCTGACGACAAACCTCTTTAATAATTTTGTTCAGCAGTCGGGATGTgaacagcagataaaaacagcatgtttggCACTTTGGGTCTGTttgacacacactgaacagtAGAAAcgcacagaaacagcagctagACTCACCCCACTCTGTAAAAATCCTAAAGTTTACCACGCTGTCAGGCAACAGCATAAGATTTGATATCGAAAATACTACATACACATTTTAGAAAAGATCTTAAAAAGTTATTCTTCATAAAATGCCTATAAAATACACAGTAGATGATCCAGATCTGTGAAATTTGGCAGACTCTCTGCGCTAATAGTTGCTCCTGTGCTTATGTTTTTTGATAAGAAGCTACAATTTAAGACTATTCTCTATATACTCACTGCTAtgcaaaacactaaaaaataaatagtacATTTCCAGACTTGACAAAAAGTGCAGCAAAGCTCGCAGTTAAAGGCCTCATACTCACCAGAGCACAGGATGTGATCTTCTCATGACTTTAAATCCTGTACAAGAGGAACTTAAAAACAGGCTGGAagtctgtccttttcttttggAGGATGAAAGGATCAAGCCTCAATGTATGCTGACTTCCACTGGCTTAATAATTAGGAAAACAGGACCCTAGGTCACTGTTTAATGTACAAAAATGTGACTCAAAGAGGGTGCATCTATGTTTCACCGCAGTTCATTGAGCTCCAGAAAGAGTTGAGAGAGCATCATGAAAAGATCACACCTGCTCTGCGCCTGTAAAACTGATCTGTGAACGCACCCACAGCTACATTAAGACACGAGTAAGTGCTTTAAGAAAAGACATTCAAAAGTCCAAATGTGCtagaacacatttttttcccatgcAATTTCTGCTACTGTAACGCTGCACACTGAGTTACTGAGTAAACATGTGCAAGgagaagaaataaatattaTCTGGCTGGTTAATTGTCTGATCTCTGACAATCAAGCtgatttagtttattttaaagGGACATACAAACGTTTCTGATAGCTGTTATCCATCTAAGCTTTGTTCAAAGCTACCAGACTCCCttaacaaaaacagcaattttactTTGCAGAACACGGGAGTTACGGATTTATTGCTGCCTCAATCGGTtggtttgtgttcttgtgtgaCTTTGGTGAATCCTAATCAACCTTTAAAACACCAAAggcacacaataacacaaacaaactatcCCATTGAGTCCAACAACCCCGGTGTTCTGCGAGATAAAGTAAccatttttgtcagtttgtttatgcaaactatccctttaaatcTGCTGAGATGATGCAACATCAGCATCATCTCTGTATTTTCCAAATGATGTGAACTATTTAGCACCTTTAAGAGCAACAATCCAGCCTGAACTTTTAGAAGCTTATGTTATTCCAAATCGACGGATTATCAGGGCCCATCTCTGAAGATTTCCCTGAAACTTTAGCTCTGTGTCTTAGCATTGAGAGATCTTTGGGAAACTTAAGTCTGCAGCCGAGTGTAACGTGACCTGATGACATTTCCAGACTTTCAGAACAGATCATACTTTAGGTATGAAGAACCTTTGGTGTGACCTTACAGAAATCACAAGCCTGCAGAGGACAAAAGGTCACATGCCTACCAGTGGAGAGAGCTTTTTCCATCGCAATTCTTCTGACACCAGAAGAATCAAACCAAACCCGACATCTCTTCCTCGACCCCAGAAATCATCGTCTCTTCCGGTCCTGCTTGATTTCAGTCTGGCAGGGTCCATTACTGTCCATGCCGTCCACCTTGAGGTGAGCTTTGCTGTACTGTTTGATCAGCGCTCCAGGGACGAGAGCCATGAGGGCGATGGCCAGGAGCTGGGCCAGCGTCCCCCAGGAGAAGATATCATCCAGAGAGGAGATCTCCGAGAGGATGGAGCCCGTGCGAACACAGATGAAGTTGTATGGGATCAAACCTGGAGGAGAAAGCAGCAGCTAAGTGATCagtgtttgtggctgtgtgtgtgtgtgtgtgtgtgtgtgtccatgtgtgtgtttagagtgTGTGTCGTCTCACCTATGagcacagagaagaagaaaatggaaataggGATGTTGAGGACGGGACAGGTGATGTTAAGGAACCAGTTAGGAGTCATAGGGAAGAAAcgaaggaaaaggaggaagaagaacaaaCTGCTACGATTCTCCTCcacctgacagaggaggaagaggaggaggaggagaagagaaaaggacaaagaTGGTGTGAAAAAATGAGTCATAATGtcaaaaagagacaaatcttttatttgtccaatactttgttttatgtccaaacacctgcaaaaaagtgctaattagcaagtgttagcatgctggaCATAGCAAACATTAAATTCTTAGTACAAGCTGCTTAACGCTGtcattgtgagcgtgttagcTTGCTTGCATTGGCCCTGAGGCACagagagcagctagcatggctgcagactgagTGGAGCTGCCTaccttcctctgcagcagggCCACCTTCTCAGGGAAGATCTGAACCACGTGCTGCTTTCCGAAcgcagaggagagcaggaagcagaatgTGGAGCCCGACGTGGTGAGCAGGCAGGCCAACAGCAGACCCTCCCAGGGCCCGAATATCGCACCAGCGAGCATGTTCtgaaagagggagggatggatggatcagTGGATGGATTAAAGCCATTTGTGTGAGCCAAACACTGTGCAGCATTCAGCCAAGTGTTCATcaaaccatgtgtgtgtgtcctgcctgGAATCAAACTCCATCAGACCAAACTGTATTATGCTTTAATACACTGAGCTCATCATTTCTTTAGGTTTTGTCGGAATAATggtgtatgtacagtgtgtctCACCAGGAAGGATGAGCCAGGTATGGCGAAGGACTGTTTGTACAGGTAGGCgctgcagaacagcagcagaacataGCCGTGATGTTCTTTTTTATAAAACTTGAGCATCTCTGCGAGTTCCCGCAGCTCGTCCAGGTCCGACGGGAACTTCAGCCTGGATGGAAAGCATAACAGAGCAAAACTTGGTACTGACGGATTTTTCATCTAATTCTGAATGAAATACACCTTGTCAAAGCCTTTACACATCAGTCTGTGatgtctgatgtgttttaatatacTTTTTACCGCTTCATCTATGTCACATTCTGTTGTTGATTTcccacatttcccagaatgcctttcaTTACAGCCTGAAGAATATCACagaacatttttaacattttttgtgtttttttgagaTACAAAGTGAGcaagacattttaaagttgaacttgtcagtgccctctggtggacaaatgATGGTACTAATGGTGACATAATTTCCAAATGATCGCAAACCTAGTTCAGCATTTCTGTACTGCAGTTTCTTGTTACTTTTGGGCCTACATACACACCAGTAACACACACTTACATCTACAACAAACTGTTATCAGCTGATTTATCATTCTAGCTCTGCCTTTCATCATGCCAAATGTCTCAATTAAGAACAGATCTCATTATGGGCAGTTTTCATGAGGTTCATTTATTGGTGGAGATTGATTCCAAAGAACTTGAATTGAAGTGGATTATGAAGATTTACATGGACATTCTTGTCTGGAGAGACAAGTTGCTTTGGGgggtttgatttcattttattattattattttatttatggaGCACCATTAACAAAAATCCATTCACTGTCATTGCATTGGTGCAGCATCTGAAAACTTGTGTTGCAAGAgaaactctgtgtttgtttgagtgaaaaCTCTCCatacaacaaaaaaatggcTGCTAGTTTTTATAACACTACGgagaaaaggaataaaaaaggTCATCTCTAGAGCTGAGTAGgcagctgtgtgcgtgtgtgtgtgtgtgtgtgtgtgccctcgAAGGCGAGTGGGCGGGTAACAGGATACATTTGATTGAGGGACAGAAATAGCGTCACTGCCTGTAGACTTTAGCAGAGGGTAGGAAaacacccctcacacacacacacacacacaaaccaaaatccCCCCTTGAAACTCAAGATGCCGACTTCCTCTCCCACCTGCTCTGACAGTCAGCATTCCTCATTTCTACTGGTCCATGGACAAACattctgctctgtgattggtcagcagGTTGATGATGTGTAAGCGCTCGGATACGTCAACCTGCATGaatgtatgtgcagtatttaagGAGGGAAATGTGTCATCGTGGGCACTTTTAATTTGGCTTGCACATAACCCCATGAGACACATACTGCATGCGTACAGGGGCTGGACACCTCATGCAGATTCTAACTCACTTCATCACAACTAAGAACTCATATGAAGCATCAGGCGTAGTGTTGAGAGTTTTTAAACCTCAAGGATGCAATAATAACTTTTTTGATTGACTGATAAACTGTtagcacattaaaatgtcataaaaaaaagtaaaagtatagGCAGCAACAACTTCCTGGAGCCCAAGATGACATCTTCAAAGTCTGTGTTGTCCAATCAGCAGCAGTCTCTAAAGGAAGCGCTACTtagtgatataaaacagagaatagcagcaaatcttcacatttcagAACCTGGAACCGGCAAATGTTTGGCACTTTTACTTGATGAATGattgaaatgattaattgattggtgccaattaattttctgagTCGGCACAAAATATAAGCCATTTCGGGGCCATTTAAAAGATGTCAGTGAACAAAAACCATTACAAAACGTGATGTATGTCACATTTAAAGATGTAGTATTGTTATTTTGACCATTGTGCCCCTGGTGTTActgcatttcactgtgcagGATCTGATTTATGGACCCTGTGCTGCCACTCGAGTTCAGTGTATTtggttttcttctcttctgtttctggTTTCAAACATAAACTGAGACAACAGGATGCCAACAAACGCAGCTCCACTGGGTTCACTCGCGCCGTGTTTAGATGACTCGATAAGTAACATTATAATACGAGTAATATCAAGTTAATGggtgcgaacacacacacacagatgggtCCCGCTCTTGGCTTCGGAGTGTCTTGGTCGGCGTTATTCTATCATCCCCCGACAACCTCGCACTTGACTGTCTGGCACATAGCAACATACCACTTACGagactcatgcacacacacgcatgtgcacacacacaaacacactaataCATAAAAGCAGTTGGACACACTAcgacacgcacgcacacacacacagtctgaggaGTAATGTGATCAGTCCAAAAAGTACCGAGAGGGGAGAGAATGAAAGGAGATGTGAATataaacaatatttaatatttcactgctagactgacatgatgatgatgatgatggtgatatGATGTTTATGATTTGTGACACAGATTTGACAGGCATCTGACGAGTCTTGTTAATTCACATATATGATACTGAGAATGGCAAAAATTGATTAAAGAGGTTATTAATTCCGTCATTCATTGCCGTTATTTATATTCACCCTCACAGGAATCCcgtcccagcatgcactgggaaAGAGGAAAGGTAAACACAGCTGATGGGTCACTAGTCCAGTGGTCTCCAATCTCCACCCGGGTTTCAAGGTAAGTATGAGGGGTCACGATGACTTCACCATTTTCTCTTTCACCTCCTTCAGGGcttaaaatgcttcaaatgaaACACCCTGAGGAGGGAAAATGACTCTTTGGCTGAACTGCTCACAATTATTGTCCAAATCCCGTGATGACAGGTCATCAGGAGACTGAGTCATGATCACAAGCCAAAAACGTTGGGACCCATCAAAGGGGGACACACAGACACCGGAGTTCATAAAGTTTCAGACTCATGGCAGTGGGTGATTTAGTGTCTCAGCCACTCGATGTTCCCGATACTGTAATGGTGAGGAAAGGCAACACCGATAAACCACCAATCACGGAGTCACTGGCAGTGGCGGAACAAGTGCTCAGATCTTTAGAAGAGATCTGTTTTAGTAAAAGTAGCAActccacagtgtagaaatactctgttacaagcaAAAGACCTGCATTCAAAAGTAAACGTGCAAAATAtaatacttaaagtaccaaaagtaaaaacCAAAATTACATATTCTATCAATGTAATTTTTATAATAAGTGTATTATAAGTTTGTAAGAGtcactttgtgtgtgctttttatACTTTAGTCTAAAATGATACACAACAGTTTACTTGTTGAT
It contains:
- the LOC121614257 gene encoding transmembrane protein 41A-B-like, which translates into the protein MRSLAGLAAIVAAASVYLYLLSTHLPPGPTHVQPGSGGEDGGVQEYRLKFPSDLDELRELAEMLKFYKKEHHGYVLLLFCSAYLYKQSFAIPGSSFLNMLAGAIFGPWEGLLLACLLTTSGSTFCFLLSSAFGKQHVVQIFPEKVALLQRKVEENRSSLFFFLLFLRFFPMTPNWFLNITCPVLNIPISIFFFSVLIGLIPYNFICVRTGSILSEISSLDDIFSWGTLAQLLAIALMALVPGALIKQYSKAHLKVDGMDSNGPCQTEIKQDRKRR